A genomic window from Littorina saxatilis isolate snail1 unplaced genomic scaffold, US_GU_Lsax_2.0 scaffold_739, whole genome shotgun sequence includes:
- the LOC138954769 gene encoding uncharacterized protein isoform X2, which translates to MPPRRAASRRVAEVTRAAAGRPRASNQTASQRQPGGFESATAGGEESATALAAVLAELRRLGERQETCQVAIVSLQKDNQRLQEAVSGDREAIASTSGSMTTGTSNSTLSGSVANLVNTITGTEYGEPSSGLILVE; encoded by the exons ATGCCTCCCAGGAGGGCAGCGTCAAGGCGGGTAGCCGAAGTGACCCGAGCCGCTGCAGGTCGGCCGAGGGCCAGCAACCAGACAGCCTCGCAGCGACAACCCGGTGGGTTTGAGTCAGCCACAGCAGGAGGGGAAGAAAGCGCCACTGCTTTGGCCGCGGTATTGGCAGAACTACGCAGGCTGGGGGAGCGGCAAGAGACCTGCCAAGTGGCCATTGTCTCGCTCCAGAAAGACAACCAACGTCTGCAAGAAGCTGTTTCGGGTGATCGTGAGGCCATCGCCTCAACATCGGGATCGATGACAACCGGTACCAGCAATTCTACCCTGTCTGGCTCGGTTGCCAACCTGGTCAACACAATCACAG GCACAGAGTACGGGGAGCCATCCAGCGGGTTGATCCTGGTGGAGTAG